TTACTTTGGAGCCGCTGAGAAATATACCTTCATGCATTTTTTATCATGCATCGCCGCTACTTCCCAAAACTAGTTTTTGCAAGTGTGTGTCACTGGCAAATGCCGTTGCACCATTTGCCTCGatgtaattattataataaatgtaattgaTTTGACATTACATACAAGTAAAGCATTTATGTACATTGCATAGCATGCTTCTTTTCCGAGTTGAGCTCTGAATCAACAGTATGTTAGATGCCAGGAAATACAGTAGCTAGTGTGCAGAGATGGCGTCGCGTTGTGCTGCTCCACCTTTCTTTGCTGTGCATCTTTTCTGCTGAGAAAAGCATtgagttgaccaaaaaaaaaaaaaaaaaaaaaacaccccagaGATTTTTGGAAGCCATATTGCAGTTGTGTGGGACTACACACACACCCTTACACTCTTTTTCTTTACACGCAGAAGCAACGTTTACAGATCATAATGACTTTGAATATGGTAAGAGAtatgaaaccccccccccccccccccaaaaaaaaaatgtgtataataTCTACTTTGAGTTTATTAGACTGTGTCCCCGAATAGACGAAGAGACGTTGAGGACCACAGGGCTTGTCCTTGCCATTGTCATGTTTGTGGCTGGCATTTTGATAGCCTTAAGTACGTTTTTACTTCTTTTACACCTTCACTGCAGTCTGCCCACCGGACGctttattaggtacacgtgCACAGTCGAATGAGATCCAAACAAATGTTGACTTTACAAAGAGAATGCTCTTTTGTCACTTGTGTAAggtacagaagaaaaaaaaatatacgatcgcccacaggtgtcaaagtcatggcccgggggccagatccggctaGAACCGCTTTGCTCTTACACGCAACACTTTCTACAGatattacaaacctttttttcaaaaatcaattGCCGGGGTAATTGCGTATACAAAATAATATGTGGAGGTGATtatatatttatctgtttttcaTAATCCCAAAgtccctccgagggaaaccaaaactatgatgtggcccatGACTAAAATGACCTTTACACCCCTGTACTAGAGGGAGCCCCCACCGTGTCACCGCTCCAGGCTCGTGTTGGATTCGTAATATTTCTTCATGTGACCCTCAACTGGCCCAGATTACACAATgaataagtacatttgtgattgAATTGAGACAACATCTTTATTGCAGAATACATATTCATCTCAGCATCAccccaaaaatgatatttacagtatttcttcAAGTTTGATGATTTTTTGACAATGACATTCAAGCAATTCATTACAGCTAACTGCTGGTAAAATCATTTTATGGTACTACCGCCATACATTTATGGTTATCTTTGCAAAAGGCAGATTTTTCAGTACCGCCTTTGTTTCGGATCTCATAAGATTGCGTAAGTGTACGATGAAATGTCCGGTGAGTGAACACACTGACATATAAGTAACCAATGTATCATTCCTCAAACAGGTAACAAATGCACTAAATGTGTAAAATCCTCATCCAAGTAAGAATTGTTTAGTTTAGTGGATGCTGCAGCGCCTGTTGTCGCATgttgtatgatttttatttttttttaaacttttttttttgggaaccaGAGGACCAAGCAAAGGATACTAACCTGCATCATTCCTCAATTCAACACACACTCCCCAAGACATGACGGAGTTCTGGAATATTGGACTCGTCATGTGTTGGTATAGTGTGACGTCTAAACCTATCGCATGTCACTTGTTTGAAAACACAAGAGTCAAaattttaaacataattaatacTGCTGTTGGACAAAGTACAGTATGGACTGAATCAATTCCCAAGACTTCCAGACCTTGTCACAACCTGAACCCCTGATAATGGATGTGCCTGATCCAATGTGGCCTCTGCATGTTCGAGAATC
The genomic region above belongs to Phyllopteryx taeniolatus isolate TA_2022b chromosome 6, UOR_Ptae_1.2, whole genome shotgun sequence and contains:
- the LOC133479786 gene encoding phospholemman-like isoform X2, producing the protein MSVRFHPSAVCTSICSEELFSVRTETMGTTEATFTDHNDFEYDEETLRTTGLVLAIVMFVAGILIALSNKCTKCVKSSSKSSDTPIPKTDVPPPAV